Proteins co-encoded in one Natronorubrum daqingense genomic window:
- a CDS encoding class I SAM-dependent methyltransferase, whose product MKGQEWYQADDVAEEYDDKRFSQGGQLIDRREKEAVLEAIMPVEDRNILEIACGTGRFTVMLAEQGADVVGLDISAAMLQQGRKKTKNVELEGTLEFLRGDAGRLPFPDDHFDTVIAMRFFHLADDPEAFLTEMRRVSSDQIVFDTFNRFSARSIYNWALPMGSRLYSKSEVSVLLAKTELTLVDVEDDFLAPYGLYRSIPNGLASPIRTVDETIGKLPVTDHLASVSYWDTRVR is encoded by the coding sequence GTGAAAGGACAGGAGTGGTACCAAGCCGACGACGTCGCCGAGGAGTACGACGACAAGCGTTTCTCCCAGGGCGGTCAGTTGATCGACCGCCGCGAGAAAGAAGCCGTCCTCGAGGCTATCATGCCCGTCGAGGACCGGAACATCCTCGAGATCGCCTGTGGTACCGGGCGGTTTACGGTGATGCTCGCAGAACAGGGGGCAGACGTCGTTGGACTCGACATCTCGGCGGCAATGTTACAGCAGGGCCGCAAGAAAACCAAGAACGTCGAACTCGAGGGGACGCTCGAGTTCCTCCGCGGAGACGCAGGGCGACTGCCGTTCCCGGACGATCACTTCGATACCGTCATCGCGATGCGGTTTTTCCACCTCGCTGACGACCCGGAGGCGTTTCTCACGGAGATGCGTCGGGTCTCGAGCGACCAGATCGTCTTCGATACGTTCAACCGATTCAGCGCCCGAAGCATCTACAACTGGGCGTTACCGATGGGGTCGCGACTGTACTCGAAGAGCGAAGTGAGCGTCCTACTCGCAAAAACCGAACTAACGCTCGTGGACGTCGAGGACGATTTCCTCGCGCCGTATGGGCTCTATCGGTCGATTCCGAACGGGCTCGCATCGCCGATCAGAACGGTCGACGAGACGATTGGCAAACTTCCGGTGACGGATCATCTCGCGTCCGTCTCCTACTGGGATACGCGCGTGCGCTGA